The following proteins come from a genomic window of Pyxidicoccus sp. MSG2:
- a CDS encoding radical SAM protein, giving the protein MSAAKPLPALVPWEACRALTCSVLPVRLACNLRCPFCFSRSSISALKHETSDLLHLDVARYYRDARERGATRLVITGGGEPLLRPETVVHLVREGRRFFSEVALFTNGTFLTRALAEELADAGLSYVCWSRHAVDDADNRALMGKQAPLRADFLEAARPLKVRATCVMARGHVDGPEDAWRYIRALAPLGVREFTFKHTYVAYAQSVFRESPADKWAREHQVEEDVFEGQGQVVGRLPWGPVIRRFEEVQVCYYREPTPQWEQENGLCRSLNLLSDGSVYASLEDSRSLLYRLSS; this is encoded by the coding sequence ATGAGCGCCGCGAAGCCCCTGCCCGCCCTCGTCCCCTGGGAGGCCTGCCGCGCGCTGACGTGCAGCGTGCTGCCGGTGCGGCTCGCGTGCAACCTGCGCTGCCCGTTCTGCTTCTCGCGCTCTTCCATCAGCGCGCTGAAGCACGAGACGTCGGACCTCCTGCACCTGGACGTGGCGCGCTACTACCGCGACGCGCGCGAGCGCGGGGCCACGCGCCTGGTCATCACCGGAGGTGGTGAGCCACTGCTGCGTCCGGAGACGGTGGTGCACCTCGTGCGCGAGGGCCGCCGCTTCTTCAGCGAGGTCGCCCTCTTCACCAACGGCACGTTCCTCACCCGCGCGCTGGCGGAGGAACTGGCGGACGCGGGCCTGTCCTACGTCTGCTGGTCCCGGCACGCGGTGGACGACGCGGACAACCGGGCGCTGATGGGGAAACAGGCCCCGCTGCGCGCTGACTTCCTGGAGGCCGCGAGGCCGCTCAAGGTCCGCGCCACCTGTGTCATGGCGAGAGGGCACGTGGACGGGCCGGAGGACGCGTGGCGCTACATCCGCGCGCTGGCGCCGCTGGGGGTGCGCGAGTTCACCTTCAAGCACACGTACGTGGCCTACGCGCAGTCGGTGTTCCGCGAGTCCCCGGCGGACAAGTGGGCGCGCGAGCACCAGGTGGAAGAGGACGTCTTCGAGGGCCAGGGACAGGTGGTGGGCCGCCTGCCGTGGGGCCCCGTCATTCGCAGGTTCGAGGAGGTGCAGGTTTGTTACTACCGGGAGCCGACGCCGCAGTGGGAGCAGGAGAACGGGCTGTGCCGCTCGCTGAATCTGTTGTCGGACGGGAGCGTGTACGCGTCACTGGAGGACTCGCGGAGCCTGTTGTATCGGCTGAGCAGCTAG